The following is a genomic window from Actinomadura rubteroloni.
CGTACGTAGAACACATGTTCGGATCGTAGCGAGAGTGATCGTTGTCGCGTCCGTGTTCGCGCTAGTGACGCACGGCACCCGTGACGAGCCAGGCGTCGCCGCGTGCCCGTGCGGTGAGCGTGACCAGCCGGGTCGCCATCCACAGGCCGATCGCGAGCCACAGCGCGACCAGCCCGGCGTGGCGGGCGGCGAGCGCGGCGGGGAGGAAGACGGCGGTGGCGAGGACGGTCGTCCGGGCGAGGTACGCGCCGTCGCCCGCGCCGATGAGGATGCCGTCCAGCACGAAGACCGCGCCCGCGACCGGTTGCATGAGCGCGACGACGATCAGGGACGCGAGCAGCAGGCGCCGCACGTCCGCATCGTCGGTGAACAGGCCGGGCAGCCACGGCCGGACGGCGAGGACGAGCGCGCCGAAGACGACCCCGCAGCCGACGCCCCACCGCACCATGCGGCGGGTCACGTCGCGCGCGTCCGCCGGGTCCGCCGCGCCGAGGTACCGGCCGGTGACGGCCTGGCCGGCGATGGCGATGGCGTCCAGCGCGAAGGCCAGCAGCGTCCAGATCTGGAAGCCGACCTGGTAGGCCGCGATCTGCGGGTCGCCCATGCGCGCGGCGACGGACGTCCCGACGAGGAGGACGGCGCGGAGCGCGGCCGTCCGCAGCAGCAGCGCGACCCCGGCGGTCGCGGCGGTGCGCAGGCCGGCCGTGTCGGGCCGGACG
Proteins encoded in this region:
- a CDS encoding MATE family efflux transporter, which gives rise to MLGPRDREILRLAVPAFGALVAEPLFLLSDSAIVGHLGTESLGALGVAGQILATLVYLCVFLAYGTTAGVARLVGAGDLRAAVRQGVDGVWLAALIGVALVVLGFPLVPSLVDLFGASAAVAPHAETYLRVSLFGIPGMLVVLAGTGVLRGLQDTRTPLAVSVGGFSVNLALNALFVLVLDRGIAGSAAGTVLAQTGSAAVYVAVVLRAARRHGASVRPDTAGLRTAATAGVALLLRTAALRAVLLVGTSVAARMGDPQIAAYQVGFQIWTLLAFALDAIAIAGQAVTGRYLGAADPADARDVTRRMVRWGVGCGVVFGALVLAVRPWLPGLFTDDADVRRLLLASLIVVALMQPVAGAVFVLDGILIGAGDGAYLARTTVLATAVFLPAALAARHAGLVALWLAIGLWMATRLVTLTARARGDAWLVTGAVRH